The following proteins are encoded in a genomic region of Galbibacter sp. BG1:
- a CDS encoding gluconate 2-dehydrogenase subunit 3 family protein, with protein MDRRKALRNIGLTTGFVVASPTLLSMLQSCTEDKATWTPTFFTEEEGVVLTNIVDIIIPKTDTPSASEVNVPQFLDQYVLEVETEEAQKEYRKKMAGLANQLKSKYGDDVSDITPEQYEEIVAENLKVDESKRKDLNDRISIEGNEVEIGTTENKVQDNEALAFGMINDLRWSTINAYKNSQQIGEEVLAYDPVPGVYIGCLPLDETTQGKAWSL; from the coding sequence ATGGATAGAAGAAAAGCACTTAGAAATATTGGTTTAACTACAGGTTTTGTTGTAGCATCGCCCACGTTGTTAAGCATGTTACAAAGTTGTACGGAGGACAAAGCAACTTGGACACCGACATTTTTTACGGAAGAAGAAGGCGTTGTACTTACCAATATTGTAGATATCATTATTCCTAAAACAGATACACCTTCTGCTTCAGAAGTAAATGTACCACAGTTTTTAGATCAATATGTATTGGAGGTTGAAACGGAGGAAGCTCAGAAAGAATACCGTAAGAAAATGGCTGGATTGGCAAATCAACTAAAGTCTAAATACGGGGATGACGTTTCTGATATTACTCCAGAGCAATACGAAGAAATCGTTGCAGAAAATCTTAAGGTTGATGAAAGCAAACGAAAAGATTTAAACGATCGAATAAGTATTGAAGGAAATGAAGTAGAAATAGGAACAACAGAAAATAAAGTTCAAGATAATGAAGCATTGGCGTTTGGGATGATTAACGATTTACGTTGGTCTACCATTAACGCGTACAAAAACAGCCAGCAAATTGGAGAAGAAGTTTTAGCTTATGATCCGGTTCCTGGAGTTTATATTGGGTGTTTGCCTCTAGACGAGACCACCCAAGGAAAAGCTTGGTCTTTATAA
- a CDS encoding asparaginase: MVKDFETGALRAFNFDKLLKRIPELSHLDCNIDTISFEDPIDSSNMNPKYWVQIVEIIEKNYEEYDGFVVLHGSDTMSYTASALSFMLENLSKPVIFTGSQLPIGDLRTDAKENLITSIEIASLKKSNRPVIREVCLYFEYKLYRANRTTKINAEHFQAFTSLNYPPLAESGVHLKVNYEYLLKPTRKKLKVHKNMDANIALVKLFPGINESTLTCLMLSSNAKAIVLETYGAGNAPTEKWFEELLKKAIKSGKVIVNVTQCSGGSVLMGQYETSSHLKKIGLINGKDITTEAAVTKLMYLLGNNIQRKVFKTIYETSLRGEMP; the protein is encoded by the coding sequence ATGGTTAAAGATTTTGAGACCGGGGCTTTGCGTGCTTTTAATTTTGATAAATTACTAAAGCGAATTCCAGAACTTTCGCACTTAGATTGTAATATCGATACTATTTCTTTTGAAGACCCCATCGATTCATCCAATATGAATCCGAAGTATTGGGTGCAAATCGTAGAAATCATAGAAAAGAATTACGAGGAGTACGATGGTTTTGTAGTGTTACATGGAAGCGATACCATGAGCTATACCGCTTCAGCTTTAAGTTTTATGTTGGAAAATTTGTCGAAACCTGTAATTTTTACAGGTTCTCAATTACCTATTGGGGATTTAAGAACAGATGCGAAAGAAAATTTAATTACCTCAATAGAAATTGCTTCCTTAAAAAAAAGCAACCGACCTGTAATTCGCGAAGTGTGTTTGTATTTCGAGTATAAACTGTACCGAGCCAACCGCACCACTAAAATAAATGCTGAACATTTTCAGGCGTTTACTTCTTTAAACTATCCACCGCTGGCGGAGAGCGGGGTGCATTTAAAGGTAAATTATGAGTACCTATTAAAACCCACTCGAAAGAAATTGAAGGTTCATAAAAATATGGACGCCAATATAGCCCTGGTAAAACTGTTTCCGGGGATTAATGAAAGTACGTTGACCTGTTTAATGCTTAGTTCCAATGCAAAAGCCATAGTTCTAGAAACGTATGGCGCTGGAAATGCCCCTACTGAAAAATGGTTTGAAGAATTGTTGAAAAAAGCCATAAAATCGGGAAAGGTTATCGTCAATGTTACCCAGTGTTCAGGTGGAAGTGTGCTTATGGGACAGTATGAAACCAGTTCGCACCTAAAAAAAATTGGCTTAATTAACGGAAAAGACATAACAACAGAGGCTGCTGTCACTAAATTGATGTATTTGCTCGGGAATAATATTCAGCGTAAAGTGTTCAAAACCATCTATGAAACTTCTTTGCGAGGTGAAATGCCTTAA
- the odhB gene encoding 2-oxoglutarate dehydrogenase complex dihydrolipoyllysine-residue succinyltransferase — translation MVLEMKVPSPGESITEVEIAEWLVEDGDYVEKDQAIAEVDSDKATLELPAEASGKITLKAEAGDAVAVGEVVCLIDTDAEKPGGGDKEESKDKKKEEKSGKEEKSDKKESSKKEDQVADDTKPGESADKQTYATGTASPAAKKVLAEKGIDAKDVKGTGKDGRITKEDAVKANPSMGTPGSGSRGTERKKLSMLRRKVAERLVSVKNETAMLTTFNEVDMSPIFELRKQYKEDFKSKHGVSLGFMSFFTLAVVRALEMYPAVNSMIDGKEMISHDFCDISIAVSGPKGLMVPVIRNAENLSFRGVEAEVKRLAIRAREGEITVDEMTGGTFTITNGGVFGSMLSTPIINPPQSAILGMHNIVERPIARDGAIAIAPIMYVALSYDHRIIDGKESVGFLVAVKEALESPEELLMDGNAKKALEL, via the coding sequence ATGGTTTTAGAAATGAAAGTTCCCTCTCCCGGGGAATCGATTACAGAAGTAGAGATAGCAGAATGGTTGGTAGAAGATGGAGATTATGTGGAGAAAGACCAAGCTATCGCCGAGGTAGATTCTGATAAAGCTACTTTAGAATTGCCAGCAGAGGCAAGCGGAAAAATTACATTGAAGGCAGAAGCGGGAGATGCTGTAGCGGTTGGAGAGGTAGTTTGCTTAATTGATACCGATGCCGAGAAGCCCGGAGGCGGCGATAAAGAAGAGTCTAAAGACAAAAAGAAAGAGGAAAAATCAGGGAAAGAAGAAAAGTCAGATAAAAAAGAATCTTCTAAAAAAGAAGACCAGGTTGCTGACGATACCAAACCTGGAGAATCGGCTGACAAACAAACTTATGCCACTGGTACTGCTAGTCCGGCAGCAAAAAAGGTATTGGCAGAGAAGGGGATTGATGCTAAAGATGTAAAAGGAACAGGAAAAGACGGAAGAATAACCAAAGAAGATGCCGTAAAAGCAAATCCTTCTATGGGAACTCCGGGATCTGGAAGTCGTGGTACCGAACGCAAAAAATTATCCATGTTGCGACGCAAAGTGGCAGAGCGTTTGGTTTCTGTAAAGAACGAAACGGCCATGCTTACTACCTTTAACGAGGTAGATATGAGCCCGATTTTCGAATTGCGCAAACAATATAAAGAAGACTTTAAATCGAAACATGGGGTAAGCCTTGGTTTTATGAGCTTCTTTACTTTGGCAGTTGTGAGAGCGCTGGAAATGTATCCCGCAGTAAACTCCATGATTGATGGAAAAGAAATGATAAGTCATGACTTTTGTGATATTAGTATTGCGGTTTCGGGGCCAAAAGGATTAATGGTTCCTGTAATAAGAAATGCAGAAAACCTAAGTTTTAGAGGTGTGGAAGCAGAAGTGAAAAGATTGGCAATTAGAGCTCGTGAAGGTGAAATTACGGTTGATGAGATGACGGGAGGTACCTTTACAATCACCAATGGTGGTGTTTTTGGTTCTATGTTGTCCACCCCAATAATCAATCCACCACAAAGTGCTATTTTAGGAATGCATAATATTGTAGAGCGCCCAATTGCTAGAGATGGTGCTATTGCAATTGCTCCTATTATGTACGTCGCTTTGTCTTACGATCACAGAATTATCGATGGAAAAGAATCCGTTGGATTTTTAGTAGCTGTAAAAGAAGCTTTGGAAAGTCCGGAAGAGTTATTGATGGATGGTAATGCCAAAAAAGCGTTGGAGCTGTAA
- a CDS encoding MotA/TolQ/ExbB proton channel family protein, which translates to MKRLFSILAIAGLLAFNATTANAKELTPAVSDQISEIVAIDDAATALVQDEEASGADADASPGFQQVLKEKFIQGGAGFMGIVLLCLILGLAVAIERIIFLNLATTNTKKLTQQVEDALASGGVEAAKEVCRNTRGPIASIYYQGLDRVDEGVDAAEKAVVAYGGVQMGQLEKNVSWLSLFIAIAPMLGFMGTVIGMIQAFEKISAAGGLDASLIAGDIQVALLTTVFGLIVAIILQIFYNYIIAKIDSIVNSMEDASIILVDMLVDHKK; encoded by the coding sequence ATGAAAAGACTATTCTCTATTCTGGCAATTGCCGGATTATTGGCTTTTAACGCAACAACTGCCAACGCTAAGGAGTTAACTCCAGCTGTATCTGATCAAATTTCAGAAATTGTTGCTATCGACGATGCTGCAACGGCACTAGTACAAGATGAAGAAGCTTCGGGAGCAGATGCTGACGCTTCTCCAGGTTTTCAACAAGTCCTAAAAGAAAAATTCATCCAAGGGGGTGCAGGTTTCATGGGGATTGTACTATTATGTCTTATCTTAGGACTTGCAGTGGCTATTGAAAGAATTATATTCTTAAACCTAGCTACTACAAATACTAAAAAGCTAACTCAACAAGTAGAAGATGCATTGGCATCTGGAGGTGTTGAAGCGGCTAAAGAAGTTTGTAGAAATACAAGAGGTCCTATTGCATCAATTTATTATCAAGGATTAGACAGAGTTGACGAAGGTGTTGATGCTGCTGAAAAAGCTGTAGTAGCTTACGGTGGTGTACAAATGGGTCAATTAGAGAAAAACGTTTCTTGGTTGTCTTTATTCATCGCAATTGCACCGATGTTAGGTTTCATGGGTACAGTAATTGGTATGATTCAGGCATTCGAAAAAATTAGTGCAGCTGGTGGATTAGATGCATCTCTTATTGCAGGTGATATCCAGGTGGCTTTATTAACAACAGTATTTGGTCTTATCGTGGCTATTATACTTCAGATTTTCTACAACTACATTATCGCTAAAATTGATAGTATAGTAAACAGCATGGAAGATGCTTCAATCATCTTGGTAGACATGTTGGTAGATCACAAAAAATAA
- a CDS encoding TatD family hydrolase — MILTDTHTHLYSEAFNDDRDEMMKRAIDAGVERFFVPAIDSTYTKSMMQLEANYPDNVFLMTGLHPTHVKENYLEELQHVESLLEKRGFYAIGEIGIDLYWDKTSLKEQQEAFQQQIQLAKKFKLPIVIHCRDAFDEVFEVLESEKGEDLFGIFHCFTGTLEQAQQALSYNMKLGIGGVVTFKNGKIDKFLQEIPLSEIVLETDAPYLAPKPYRGKRNESSYLTEVAGKLVDIYGLPLEEIAKITTRNSREVFGI, encoded by the coding sequence ATGATTTTAACAGATACACATACGCATTTATATAGTGAAGCTTTTAATGATGATCGAGATGAGATGATGAAAAGGGCTATAGACGCTGGAGTAGAGCGTTTTTTTGTTCCAGCGATCGATTCCACTTACACAAAATCCATGATGCAATTGGAAGCTAATTATCCGGATAATGTTTTCTTAATGACGGGTTTGCATCCAACACATGTAAAGGAAAATTATCTAGAGGAGCTGCAGCACGTGGAAAGCCTCTTGGAAAAGAGAGGGTTTTATGCTATTGGCGAAATTGGGATAGATTTATATTGGGACAAAACTTCTTTAAAAGAACAACAAGAGGCGTTTCAACAACAAATTCAATTGGCGAAGAAGTTTAAACTCCCTATTGTTATTCATTGTCGGGATGCTTTCGATGAGGTTTTTGAAGTTTTGGAAAGTGAAAAAGGAGAAGATCTGTTTGGTATTTTTCATTGTTTTACGGGAACTTTGGAGCAGGCCCAGCAAGCATTGTCCTACAATATGAAATTGGGTATTGGCGGCGTTGTAACATTTAAGAATGGTAAAATTGATAAATTCTTGCAAGAAATTCCGCTTTCCGAAATAGTGTTGGAAACAGACGCTCCTTATTTAGCTCCCAAACCTTACAGGGGGAAACGTAATGAAAGTTCTTATCTTACAGAGGTAGCGGGAAAGCTCGTTGATATTTATGGATTGCCTTTGGAAGAAATCGCCAAAATAACCACCAGAAACTCGAGAGAGGTATTCGGTATTTAA
- a CDS encoding 1-acyl-sn-glycerol-3-phosphate acyltransferase: protein MITIDDLRPYYDSEVNEALIKYMEHPMFQAMLQFTFPECTKEQIVEIVKGCNSIQDFQSKIIYNSIQMILEKSSEGLSSSGFEKLAPGESYLFISNHRDIILDTSFINVALHDHDLVMTASAIGDNLVKKPFLMALSRLNRSFIIKRDLAPREMLKSSKLISEYIRTALQQEKRSIWIAQREGRTKDGNDQTQQGVLKMLALANDDKEVMDYFKKVKIVPVAISYEYDPTDILKMPELTAKHYDVEYVKSTNEDFNSILKGITGNKKHIHIAAGKVLDTELDVIKSSREPANKQFQLLADVIDAEIYKNYKLWPSNYLAYDMLHGTSKFKNKYTDKEKRHFKRRIQRRVAENNEVELKNFLEMYANPVVNSLKELESAN, encoded by the coding sequence GTGATAACTATAGACGATCTTAGGCCTTATTACGATTCTGAAGTTAACGAGGCACTTATAAAATACATGGAGCATCCTATGTTTCAAGCGATGCTGCAGTTTACATTTCCAGAATGTACCAAAGAACAGATCGTTGAAATAGTTAAAGGTTGTAATTCCATTCAAGACTTCCAGTCCAAAATTATATACAATAGTATACAAATGATTCTGGAAAAGAGCTCAGAAGGGCTTTCTTCTTCTGGCTTCGAGAAATTAGCTCCTGGGGAATCCTATTTATTCATTTCCAACCATAGGGATATAATTCTGGACACCTCTTTTATAAATGTGGCTTTGCACGATCACGATTTGGTAATGACAGCTTCCGCCATCGGGGATAATTTGGTAAAAAAGCCTTTTCTAATGGCACTCTCCAGATTAAACAGGAGTTTTATCATTAAAAGGGATCTAGCCCCGAGGGAAATGCTTAAGAGCTCCAAATTGATCTCAGAGTATATTCGAACAGCCCTTCAGCAGGAAAAAAGATCGATATGGATTGCACAAAGAGAAGGCCGAACAAAAGATGGAAACGACCAAACCCAGCAAGGGGTCTTAAAAATGTTGGCACTGGCGAATGATGATAAGGAAGTGATGGATTATTTTAAAAAGGTAAAAATTGTACCAGTGGCCATTTCTTACGAGTACGACCCTACCGATATTCTAAAAATGCCGGAATTAACCGCCAAACATTATGATGTGGAGTATGTAAAGTCAACCAACGAAGACTTTAATAGCATCTTAAAAGGAATTACAGGAAATAAAAAACACATCCATATTGCCGCTGGGAAGGTGCTCGATACCGAGTTGGATGTTATAAAAAGTAGCAGAGAACCTGCTAACAAGCAGTTTCAGTTATTGGCCGATGTTATCGATGCAGAAATTTACAAAAATTACAAATTGTGGCCTTCCAATTATTTGGCTTACGATATGCTGCACGGGACATCGAAATTCAAAAATAAATACACCGATAAAGAAAAACGGCATTTTAAAAGAAGGATACAGCGTAGGGTGGCAGAAAACAATGAAGTGGAACTTAAAAACTTCTTGGAAATGTATGCCAACCCTGTTGTAAATAGCTTAAAGGAATTGGAAAGTGCAAACTAA
- a CDS encoding 2-oxoglutarate dehydrogenase E1 component — MDKYSFLNAANTAFFADLYDQYLINPDSVEPSWRAFFQGFDFGMENADASDHQTFSESGTVTFEVPATGEKLEISQDVYKEFQVVRLIDGYRSRGHLFTKTNPVRERRKYEPTLAIENFGLEEADLKTIFNAGDILGIGPSTLQEIINHLEAIYCDAIGIEYMYIRNPERIQWIQEWLNVNDNHPKFSEEEKKNILRKLNEAISFENFLHTKYVGQKRFSLEGNESLIPALDTMVEKAADMGVEQFVMGMAHRGRLNVLTNIFGKPAKDIFSEFDGKDYEQDIFDGDVKYHLGWTSDRKTHGGKKINMNIAPNPSHLETVGAVVEGITRAKQDRHFKDDFSKVLPIVVHGDAAIAGQGIAYEVVQMALLDGYKTGGTIHIVVNNQIGFTTNYLDGRSSTYCTDVGKVTLSPILHVNADDAEAVVHAATFALDYRMRYGRDVFIDLLGYRKYGHNEGDEPRFTQPKLYKAISKHQNPRDIYAEKLKSEGVIDDSFVSKLEDDYKKSLEEKLEDSRKEDKTIITPFMQDEWKGFNPALEDKMMEEVDTSFSKDKLTEIAKTITNLPGDKKFMRKIEKLINERNKMFFETDKLDWAMGELLAYGSLLEEGFDVRMSGQDVERGTFSHRHAVIKVEESEEEVVLLNELKENQNGHFDIYNSLLSEYGVVGFDYGYAMASPNTLTIWEAQFGDFSNGAQVMIDQYISAAEDKWKLQNGLIMLLPHGYEGQGAEHSSARMERYLQLCAKDNMFVADVTTPANLFHLFRRQMKADYRKPLIVFTPKSLLRHPKVVSSVEEMANGSFQTVIDDAEAEVKKVKTLVFCTGKFYYDLLAAKEDKERDDVALVRIEQLFPLPTTKMREIIEKYSNAEEVVWAQEEPRNMGAWSHLLLHFDEARSFRVASRRFYAAPAAGSATRSKRRHEQVIEYVFDKTKDNMQRQPK; from the coding sequence ATGGATAAATATTCCTTTTTAAATGCGGCGAATACCGCTTTTTTTGCGGACTTATACGATCAATATTTAATAAACCCAGATAGTGTTGAGCCAAGTTGGAGAGCCTTTTTTCAAGGTTTCGATTTTGGGATGGAGAATGCAGATGCTTCCGATCATCAAACTTTTTCTGAAAGTGGAACGGTTACTTTCGAAGTTCCAGCTACGGGCGAAAAACTAGAAATCTCCCAAGACGTTTATAAAGAGTTTCAAGTGGTACGCCTTATTGATGGCTACCGCAGTCGCGGTCATTTATTTACAAAAACCAACCCTGTAAGGGAAAGAAGAAAATACGAGCCTACACTGGCAATTGAAAATTTTGGTTTGGAAGAGGCCGATTTAAAAACAATTTTCAATGCAGGTGATATTTTGGGCATTGGTCCCTCAACGCTTCAGGAAATCATCAATCATCTAGAGGCAATTTATTGCGATGCAATTGGAATTGAGTATATGTATATTCGAAATCCAGAGCGCATACAGTGGATACAGGAATGGTTAAATGTAAACGACAACCATCCTAAATTTTCCGAAGAAGAGAAAAAGAATATTCTTAGGAAGTTAAATGAAGCTATTTCCTTTGAAAACTTTTTACATACCAAATATGTGGGGCAGAAGCGTTTTTCTTTGGAAGGAAACGAATCTTTAATCCCCGCGCTGGATACCATGGTAGAAAAAGCAGCCGATATGGGAGTAGAGCAATTTGTAATGGGAATGGCTCACCGTGGAAGGCTTAATGTGCTTACCAATATTTTTGGAAAGCCGGCAAAGGATATTTTTAGTGAATTCGACGGAAAAGACTATGAACAGGATATTTTTGATGGAGATGTAAAATATCACCTAGGTTGGACAAGCGACCGAAAAACCCATGGAGGGAAAAAAATAAATATGAATATTGCTCCCAACCCTTCCCATTTGGAAACCGTAGGTGCGGTTGTGGAAGGTATTACGCGAGCAAAACAAGATAGACATTTTAAAGACGATTTTTCTAAGGTGTTACCAATTGTGGTGCATGGGGATGCCGCTATTGCTGGGCAAGGGATTGCTTATGAAGTTGTGCAAATGGCATTGCTCGATGGTTATAAAACCGGGGGTACCATACACATTGTGGTAAACAATCAAATTGGTTTTACCACCAATTATCTCGACGGAAGATCTTCTACGTACTGTACCGATGTTGGTAAGGTTACCTTATCACCAATACTTCACGTAAATGCAGACGATGCAGAAGCCGTAGTTCACGCAGCTACGTTTGCATTAGATTATCGTATGCGCTATGGAAGGGATGTATTTATCGATCTTTTAGGATATAGAAAATACGGACATAACGAAGGAGATGAACCTCGTTTTACACAGCCAAAACTTTACAAGGCTATTTCCAAGCATCAAAACCCTCGCGATATTTATGCGGAAAAACTAAAGTCTGAAGGGGTAATAGATGACTCTTTTGTAAGTAAATTGGAAGACGACTATAAAAAATCTTTAGAAGAGAAACTGGAAGATTCCCGTAAGGAGGATAAAACAATTATCACACCTTTTATGCAGGATGAATGGAAAGGCTTTAATCCGGCATTGGAAGATAAAATGATGGAAGAGGTAGACACTTCTTTTTCTAAAGATAAACTGACGGAAATTGCTAAAACAATCACCAATCTTCCGGGGGATAAAAAGTTCATGCGTAAAATCGAGAAACTAATAAATGAACGTAATAAAATGTTCTTTGAAACTGACAAACTCGATTGGGCGATGGGAGAGCTGTTGGCTTATGGTAGTTTGCTAGAAGAAGGTTTCGATGTACGTATGTCTGGACAGGATGTAGAAAGAGGTACTTTTTCTCACCGCCACGCAGTAATCAAAGTAGAAGAATCGGAAGAAGAGGTTGTTTTGCTGAACGAATTAAAAGAAAACCAAAACGGACATTTCGATATCTACAATTCATTACTCTCTGAATACGGAGTGGTAGGATTCGATTATGGTTACGCCATGGCAAGCCCAAATACGTTAACCATTTGGGAGGCGCAGTTTGGAGACTTTAGTAATGGTGCCCAAGTGATGATAGACCAATATATTTCTGCAGCCGAGGATAAATGGAAGCTACAAAATGGATTGATCATGTTGTTGCCCCATGGTTACGAAGGGCAAGGGGCAGAGCACTCTTCTGCTAGAATGGAGAGATATCTTCAGCTTTGCGCCAAAGACAATATGTTTGTGGCCGATGTTACAACCCCAGCAAACTTATTTCATTTGTTCAGAAGACAAATGAAGGCCGATTATAGAAAACCTTTAATTGTTTTTACCCCAAAAAGTTTATTGAGGCATCCAAAAGTGGTTTCTTCCGTAGAAGAAATGGCAAATGGGAGTTTTCAAACAGTGATAGACGATGCCGAAGCAGAAGTTAAAAAAGTGAAGACTTTGGTGTTCTGTACTGGGAAATTCTACTACGATCTTTTGGCAGCAAAAGAAGATAAGGAGCGAGATGATGTTGCTTTGGTAAGAATAGAACAGTTGTTCCCTTTACCAACAACCAAAATGAGAGAAATAATAGAAAAGTACAGCAACGCAGAGGAAGTAGTTTGGGCACAAGAAGAACCAAGGAATATGGGTGCTTGGAGCCACTTATTGCTTCATTTTGATGAGGCCCGTAGCTTTAGGGTGGCCTCGCGCCGTTTCTATGCTGCGCCCGCTGCTGGTAGTGCAACACGTTCTAAGCGAAGACACGAACAAGTAATAGAATATGTTTTTGATAAAACCAAAGACAATATGCAAAGACAGCCTAAATAG
- a CDS encoding TIGR02281 family clan AA aspartic protease: MQSLKKFLSEKGYIEAPLTFTKTNHFEVVAKINGITGRFILDTGASNTCIGFDCVEHFKLKTEDSEIKAAGAGATNMLTQVSKKNSIEIEGWNRKKIKIVLFDLTHVNSALTIHDALPVHGIIGADVLKKAKAVIDYQKKNLYLK, encoded by the coding sequence ATGCAGAGCCTGAAAAAATTTCTATCAGAAAAAGGATATATAGAAGCCCCCCTCACATTTACTAAAACCAATCATTTTGAAGTTGTCGCAAAAATAAACGGGATTACGGGAAGGTTTATCCTGGACACAGGTGCTTCTAATACCTGTATTGGTTTTGACTGTGTAGAGCATTTTAAACTGAAAACCGAAGATTCTGAAATTAAAGCTGCCGGTGCTGGTGCCACAAATATGCTAACACAAGTTTCTAAAAAAAACAGCATAGAAATTGAAGGATGGAATCGCAAAAAAATAAAAATAGTGCTTTTCGATCTTACCCATGTAAATTCTGCACTTACCATTCACGACGCACTTCCGGTTCATGGGATTATTGGGGCTGATGTACTTAAGAAGGCTAAAGCTGTAATAGACTATCAAAAAAAGAACTTATACCTAAAATAA
- a CDS encoding alpha-ketoglutarate decarboxylase: MHIYNKCCFKKYIVLLFVLGITHFAQAQVNAYNQKSDFWSKVRYGGAFGLSVGSDFFSATVSPSAIYQINPKFATGVGIDFTYANAEFYTATVIGGSVMTFYNPFRQLQLSAEFEELKVYRSLDRVGGPDLKEEYWYPALFLGIGYSTGPVTIGIQADVLYDEDKSIYSTPFMPFVRFYF; this comes from the coding sequence ATGCATATTTATAACAAGTGCTGTTTTAAAAAATACATCGTTTTACTTTTTGTGTTAGGAATTACGCATTTTGCACAAGCTCAAGTAAATGCTTACAATCAAAAATCCGATTTCTGGAGTAAAGTACGTTATGGTGGTGCTTTCGGATTGAGTGTTGGAAGCGATTTTTTTAGCGCTACCGTTTCCCCAAGTGCCATTTACCAAATAAATCCGAAATTTGCCACAGGGGTAGGTATTGATTTTACTTATGCCAATGCTGAATTTTATACGGCTACGGTTATCGGCGGAAGCGTCATGACCTTTTACAACCCTTTTAGGCAGCTGCAATTATCTGCTGAATTTGAAGAACTGAAAGTCTATCGAAGTTTGGACAGAGTAGGTGGGCCAGATCTAAAAGAAGAATATTGGTACCCTGCCCTCTTTTTAGGTATTGGTTATAGCACAGGGCCAGTTACCATAGGCATCCAGGCAGATGTGCTTTATGATGAAGACAAAAGCATTTATTCCACGCCGTTTATGCCTTTTGTAAGGTTTTATTTTTAA